The DNA window CCACATCGGCTGGTCCCACCTCCGCCGGGCTGATCCCAATGCGGGCCACGCCGCGGTTGCCGCGTTGGAGCGGCGGGGCCTCCTCACCGGGCTGATCACGCAGAATGTGGACCGCCTGCACGAGGACGCCGGCAGCGTGAACGTGGTTGACCTGCATGGCCGTTTTGACCGGGTGATCTGCCTGGACTGCAAACGTACATACTCCCGGCAGCTCCTCGCAGCCGTCCTGGAGGAGCTGAATCCGGACTTCCTGCGCCGGGCACTGGAATCCGGAGCCGGTAAAATCGCGCCGGATGCCGACGCCACAGTGGAGGACGCTGAACTTGTCGGCGGCTTCGTGGTTGCGCGGTGCCCTGCCTGCGGGAGTGTCCTCAAGCCGGACTTCGTGTACTTCGGCGAGAACGTCCCCAAGGACCGGGTTGAGCGCGCCTATGCCATGGTGGACCAGGCCGCCGCGCTGCTGGTCGCCGGTTCCTCGCTCAGCGTCATGAGCGGGCTTCGCTTCGTCCGGCATGCCGCGAAACAGGGCAAGCCCGTGGTCATCATTAATCGCGGCGATACCCGCGGCGATGAGCTTGCAACCATCAAGCTCGCAGCCGGGGTGAGTGAGGCACTTGCCTGGCTGGCCGCGGAGCTGCCCGGACTTCCGGAGCCCTGACCCGGATTGGCGTTTCAGGCCTTTGATCCGGTAGAGTCTATGTTCGTTGGTTGGAGCGCTTCGGCGTGAAAGTCGGCGAAATGGGTCTTTAGCTCAGCTGGTAGAGCGCCACGTTTACACCGTGGATGTCATCGGTTCGATCCCGGTAGGACCCACCACGAAAACCCCGTCCGCAGGCCTGTCCTGCCGGGCGGGGTTTTGTGTTGCCCGGGGGATGCCCTCCGGCTGCTGCCGCCGGACCCTAAAGCCGTGCTTTGAAAGCCGGACCCTAAATTGTCACTGCCCCGCCATAGTCTGCGGGCATGGAACATGTACTGGTGAAAACCGCTACCGACGGCCGGCCCGGTGCCGTCATCCGTGGCGGCCGTGAGTGGACTGTTGGGGCTGAGCCGGTCCGCTGGTTCGAACGCGTCAGCTGGTGGGAGGCCGAGCGCAGAATGCCCCTGGGCCTCAGCCGCGTGGACGTGGAGGTGTGGCGCCTTCAGGCGAGATTGGGGCGGAACGAAGGCTCGGCCCTGACCACTATGGAGATCATGCGCGACGGCCTGGGTGGCGGCTGGAAGCTGCGCAGCGCCATTGCCGATGCGGCTTAAAGATGCGGCTTAAATTGGAAAAGCCTTCCACCGCGACTATTGGGGGATGCCGCGGTGGAAGGCTTACTTTGAATATACCGTGAACATTTGGAAACACGAAACTGTTTCGCCGTTCCGTCTGTAATTGACTTCGCCGTGCTCTCCCATTGATCTCCTGCCTCCCGCTTCGGTGCCGGACGCTGGGCCCATTGACGGCAAAAGCCATTATGATGGTAAGTGTTCAGCCAAATGAACAGATGCTGCGGGCTTCCGCTGTGTTGCCAAGGCTGGCCGCCGAAGCTGCCCGCGCTGTCAGAGCGCGCACCGATTGAAGGAGAATCATGGTCGATTCCCGCACCGCCCGGCCCAACGACGGATTGGGCAGCACTTCGCCGGCGCCGGCTGTCACCAGGGCGGCAGCCGTTCTGGAGGCCCTCGCAGGATCGGCCACGGGCCGGCTGACCCTCAGTGACCTGGCCCGCGAGCTGGGCATACCCAAGTCGTCGACGTCCAACCTGCTGCTCGCCCTCGAGGAGGCGCGGCTGATCAGCCGGCAGGGAGCCGAATATACCCTCGGCCGCAAGCTGGTCGAGCTCGGTGCAGCGTACCTGAGCCGGCTTGACGAGGTGCAGGAGTTCTACCGCTTCTGCGAGCAGGCACCCACCCTCTCCGGGGAAACCGTCCGCATCGCAATGCTGGATGGCACCAACGTGATCTACCTTGCTCGTTATGAGGGCCATCCGGCCGT is part of the Arthrobacter sp. KBS0703 genome and encodes:
- a CDS encoding IclR family transcriptional regulator encodes the protein MVDSRTARPNDGLGSTSPAPAVTRAAAVLEALAGSATGRLTLSDLARELGIPKSSTSNLLLALEEARLISRQGAEYTLGRKLVELGAAYLSRLDEVQEFYRFCEQAPTLSGETVRIAMLDGTNVIYLARYEGHPAVRLTSNIGDKMPVSLCAVGKALIARLHDHDIDAMFADDAELPVLTPKSLRTGAELKAQLREIREKGYAFEDEESTTGVVCLAVSVPTRGAHGPSLGLSVTALKATFSEEQGSQMVKELNELARSLGNPMG
- a CDS encoding NAD-dependent protein deacetylase, with the protein product MDQRRSGIGLTGFASQPPAPRAHPSSDDLEVLGGIKELLSGLRMALLTGAGLSTDSGIPDYRGPDSPPRSPMTYQEFVQDAANRQRYWARNHIGWSHLRRADPNAGHAAVAALERRGLLTGLITQNVDRLHEDAGSVNVVDLHGRFDRVICLDCKRTYSRQLLAAVLEELNPDFLRRALESGAGKIAPDADATVEDAELVGGFVVARCPACGSVLKPDFVYFGENVPKDRVERAYAMVDQAAALLVAGSSLSVMSGLRFVRHAAKQGKPVVIINRGDTRGDELATIKLAAGVSEALAWLAAELPGLPEP